The proteins below are encoded in one region of Pseudonocardia sp. DSM 110487:
- a CDS encoding alkene reductase has translation MTTLWTQFKVGPITLEHRLAMSPMTRSRALPDGTPAPLAVEYYAQRASLGLLITEGTQPSADGQGYLTTPGIHADAHVEGWRAVTDAVRAAGGHLFIQLMHVGRISHPDNTPHGRQPVAPSAIAPGVPMFTASGMQDIPQPRALTTEEIASTVDDFRTAAARAVEAGASGVEIHGANGYIIQQFLSPNANRRTDAYGGSVAGRIRFAVEVAKAVAAEIGPERTGFRISPGGTINGIDEGPHTAETYRALITELAPLELAYLHVMQGQDDDLLREIRDRWPTALVVNRGGRTRQQLTSDLDSGLADIITVGQWALANPDLVERLRRDAPLNEADRATFYGGGAEGYTDYPVLNGR, from the coding sequence ATGACGACCCTGTGGACACAGTTCAAGGTGGGACCGATCACACTCGAGCACCGGCTGGCGATGTCGCCGATGACCCGTAGCCGCGCGCTCCCGGACGGCACGCCCGCGCCGCTGGCGGTCGAGTACTACGCCCAGCGTGCGTCGCTCGGACTGCTCATCACCGAGGGAACGCAGCCCAGCGCAGACGGCCAGGGCTACCTGACCACGCCCGGCATCCACGCCGACGCGCACGTCGAGGGCTGGCGCGCGGTGACCGATGCGGTCCGCGCGGCAGGCGGGCACCTTTTCATCCAGCTCATGCACGTCGGCCGGATCAGTCATCCCGACAACACGCCCCACGGCCGGCAGCCTGTCGCGCCCTCGGCGATCGCGCCGGGCGTACCGATGTTCACCGCGTCCGGCATGCAGGACATCCCGCAGCCGCGTGCCCTGACCACCGAGGAGATCGCGTCCACGGTGGACGACTTCCGAACAGCGGCGGCGCGGGCCGTCGAGGCCGGCGCCAGCGGCGTCGAGATCCACGGCGCGAACGGTTACATCATCCAGCAGTTCCTGTCCCCCAACGCGAACCGCCGCACGGACGCCTACGGCGGCTCCGTCGCAGGCCGGATCCGGTTCGCGGTGGAGGTCGCCAAGGCGGTCGCCGCCGAGATCGGGCCCGAACGCACGGGCTTCCGCATCTCGCCGGGAGGGACCATCAACGGCATCGACGAGGGGCCGCACACCGCCGAGACCTACCGCGCCCTGATCACCGAACTCGCCCCGCTCGAGCTCGCCTACCTGCACGTGATGCAGGGACAGGACGACGACCTGCTGCGCGAGATCCGCGACCGCTGGCCGACGGCGCTGGTGGTCAACCGGGGCGGCCGCACCCGGCAGCAGCTCACCAGCGACCTGGACAGCGGGCTCGCCGACATCATCACCGTCGGACAGTGGGCGCTGGCGAACCCCGATCTGGTCGAGCGCCTGCGCCGCGACGCGCCACTCAACGAGGCGGACCGGGCGACCTTCTACGGCGGTGGCGCGGAGGGGTACACCGACTACCCGGTGCTCAACGGGAGGTAA
- a CDS encoding GntR family transcriptional regulator, with amino-acid sequence MTMVERSPDSLAASEDGSETGHATATLDTVHDLLRNRILNGQLPPGAVVSQAHLARDLGVSRSPIREACRLLEREGLLISRHNHRVQVADFLLDDLEELYASRLVLEPLALTVRVSSLTTSELDDMAAALEDMRHSAEQRDYDRFTVPHNRFHSLLYSDTSGRLLRQISQLSDHASRYRRVYMTQTPSAWDVVMAHDTKILQALSRGDATAAGAELARHLAATALSIMALMDPLHDPRLLRAALRQTCH; translated from the coding sequence ATGACGATGGTCGAACGATCACCAGACTCGCTGGCAGCATCCGAGGACGGGAGCGAGACGGGCCACGCAACAGCCACGCTCGACACGGTTCACGACCTGCTGCGCAACCGAATCCTGAACGGCCAGCTCCCGCCCGGAGCGGTCGTGTCCCAAGCTCACCTGGCCCGCGATCTCGGCGTGTCCCGCTCCCCGATCCGCGAGGCGTGCCGGTTGTTGGAGCGGGAAGGGCTCTTGATCTCGCGGCACAACCACCGCGTCCAGGTTGCCGACTTCTTACTGGACGACCTGGAGGAGCTCTACGCCTCGCGGCTGGTGCTGGAGCCGCTGGCGCTGACCGTGCGAGTCTCGTCGCTGACCACGAGCGAACTGGATGATATGGCCGCGGCGCTCGAGGACATGCGCCACAGCGCCGAGCAGCGCGACTACGACCGATTCACGGTTCCGCACAACCGGTTCCACTCGCTCCTCTACTCAGACACCAGCGGCCGGTTGCTGCGGCAGATCAGTCAGCTGTCTGATCACGCCAGCCGATATCGCCGCGTCTACATGACTCAGACACCAAGCGCTTGGGACGTCGTCATGGCACACGACACCAAAATCTTGCAAGCGCTGTCCCGGGGGGACGCCACTGCCGCCGGCGCGGAACTGGCCCGACACCTGGCCGCCACAGCGCTGTCAATCATGGCGCTGATGGATCCGCTGCACGACCCACGCCTGCTCCGTGCCGCGCTGCGCCAAACCTGCCACTGA
- a CDS encoding nitroreductase/quinone reductase family protein, with the protein MSGSFDNPAGSRGTRQPAGRVLRWLNKMMMSWIRRRGGTFMGMNALVLTTIGRKSGVERATPVGWFPGEDGSWLIVASAAGAPKNPAWYHNIAAHPDKVRIELAGRTVAVIAEQLHGPERERAWRQITAAAPRFAQYEQKTDRELPIIRLVRRSG; encoded by the coding sequence ATGAGTGGCAGCTTCGACAACCCCGCTGGATCGCGCGGCACGCGTCAGCCCGCAGGACGCGTCCTGCGGTGGCTGAACAAGATGATGATGAGCTGGATCCGCCGCCGGGGCGGCACGTTCATGGGCATGAACGCCCTGGTCCTCACGACCATCGGCCGGAAGAGCGGTGTCGAACGCGCGACCCCGGTCGGCTGGTTCCCCGGCGAGGACGGCAGCTGGCTGATCGTGGCGTCAGCGGCCGGCGCGCCGAAGAATCCGGCGTGGTACCACAACATCGCCGCACATCCCGACAAGGTTCGGATAGAGCTGGCAGGCCGCACGGTTGCCGTGATCGCCGAGCAACTCCACGGGCCGGAGCGCGAACGAGCATGGCGGCAGATCACCGCCGCCGCCCCCCGCTTTGCGCAGTACGAGCAGAAGACCGATCGCGAGCTGCCGATCATCCGCCTGGTGCGGCGATCCGGCTGA
- a CDS encoding LLM class flavin-dependent oxidoreductase: MDRQMDIGIGLPSTIPGVPGRRVLEWARAAEKAGFSSLGTLDRLVYGNLEAVPTLAAAAAVTERIGLTTAVLIAPYRGNGALLAKQLATVDSIAEGRLRVGIAVGGRADDFEATGSSFKDRGRTFDRQLAEMRAVWAQEPRGFAGPIGPAPVQPGGPPLLIGGDAAATQRRIVEFGAGWILGAGGPDAFAAGADRARRAWHEGGREGEPRLVAIAYASLGDEAEIHAQRYLGDYYAFIRDYVGQITAGALTTRQKLADAIADFQDAGCDELILMPCNPDLAQVSLIAEAAGL; encoded by the coding sequence ATGGACAGACAAATGGACATTGGTATCGGTCTTCCGTCCACCATTCCCGGCGTCCCGGGCCGACGGGTCCTCGAGTGGGCGCGCGCCGCCGAGAAGGCCGGTTTCTCGAGCCTGGGAACGCTCGACCGCCTCGTCTACGGAAACTTGGAGGCGGTGCCGACCCTGGCGGCCGCCGCCGCGGTGACCGAGCGGATCGGGCTGACGACAGCGGTCCTGATCGCCCCGTACCGGGGCAACGGCGCGCTGCTGGCCAAGCAGCTGGCCACCGTGGACAGCATCGCCGAGGGCCGGCTGCGCGTCGGCATCGCGGTCGGCGGACGCGCGGACGACTTCGAGGCGACGGGCTCGTCCTTCAAGGATCGAGGGCGCACCTTCGACCGACAGCTCGCCGAGATGCGCGCCGTCTGGGCGCAGGAACCCCGCGGCTTCGCCGGCCCGATCGGGCCGGCCCCCGTGCAACCGGGCGGTCCGCCGCTGCTGATCGGCGGCGACGCCGCGGCCACCCAACGCCGCATCGTCGAGTTCGGCGCCGGCTGGATCCTGGGCGCCGGCGGCCCCGACGCGTTCGCCGCCGGAGCGGACCGAGCCAGGCGAGCGTGGCACGAGGGCGGCCGCGAGGGCGAGCCCCGCCTGGTCGCCATCGCCTACGCCAGCCTCGGCGACGAGGCCGAGATCCACGCGCAGCGGTACCTCGGCGACTACTACGCCTTCATCCGCGACTACGTCGGGCAGATCACTGCCGGCGCCCTCACAACGCGACAGAAACTCGCCGATGCGATCGCCGACTTCCAGGACGCGGGCTGCGACGAACTGATCCTCATGCCCTGCAATCCGGACCTCGCGCAGGTATCGCTGATCGCCGAGGCCGCCGGACTCTGA
- a CDS encoding acetyl-CoA C-acyltransferase, with translation MRDAVIVDAVRTPIGKRNGALAGMHPADLTAHVLNALTRRTGLDPALVDDVVWGCVSQVGDQAGSVGRVGVLAAGWPESVPSTTVDRRCGSSQQAVHFAAAGVIAGQYDFVVAGGVESMSRVPMGSAGRDGKPYPDSVLERYGVHGFNQGISAEMIAEKWGFTRAVLDEYSARSHERTAAAIDRGAFDGQLAPIEGGLQVDEGLRRGSSAATLAGLKPAFREDGVITAGNSSQISDGAGALLVTSSETAAAHGMQPIARVHTAVLAGDDPVLMLTAPIPATEKALKKSGLRLDDIGAYEVNEAFAPVPLAWQAETGGADERLNPVGGAIAVGHPLGGSGAILMTRLVHHMKDNGIRYGLQTMCEAGGMANATILELL, from the coding sequence ATGCGCGACGCCGTGATCGTTGACGCCGTACGGACGCCGATCGGCAAGCGGAACGGCGCGCTGGCGGGCATGCACCCCGCCGACCTGACCGCCCATGTGCTGAACGCGTTGACCCGGCGCACCGGCCTCGACCCCGCCCTCGTCGACGACGTCGTCTGGGGCTGTGTCAGCCAGGTCGGCGACCAGGCCGGCAGCGTCGGGCGGGTCGGCGTGCTGGCCGCCGGGTGGCCCGAGTCGGTGCCGAGCACCACTGTGGACCGGCGCTGCGGCTCCAGCCAGCAGGCCGTGCACTTCGCCGCGGCGGGGGTCATCGCCGGCCAGTACGACTTCGTGGTCGCCGGCGGGGTCGAGTCGATGTCCCGGGTGCCCATGGGCTCGGCGGGCCGCGACGGCAAGCCGTATCCCGACAGCGTGCTCGAGCGGTACGGCGTCCACGGGTTCAACCAGGGCATCTCCGCCGAGATGATCGCGGAGAAGTGGGGCTTCACCCGCGCGGTGCTGGACGAGTACTCCGCCCGCTCCCACGAGCGCACCGCGGCGGCGATCGACCGCGGGGCATTCGACGGTCAGCTGGCCCCGATCGAGGGCGGCCTGCAGGTCGACGAGGGGCTGCGCCGCGGCTCCAGCGCGGCGACCCTTGCCGGGCTGAAGCCGGCGTTCCGGGAGGACGGGGTGATCACGGCCGGTAACTCGTCACAGATCTCCGACGGCGCCGGCGCCCTGCTCGTCACCTCGAGCGAGACCGCCGCGGCTCACGGCATGCAGCCGATCGCCCGCGTGCACACCGCCGTGCTCGCGGGCGATGACCCCGTCCTGATGCTGACGGCTCCCATCCCGGCCACGGAGAAGGCCCTGAAGAAGTCCGGCCTCCGGCTCGACGACATCGGCGCCTACGAGGTGAACGAGGCCTTCGCGCCAGTGCCGCTGGCCTGGCAGGCCGAGACCGGCGGCGCCGACGAGCGGCTCAACCCGGTCGGGGGCGCCATCGCCGTCGGGCATCCACTCGGCGGGTCCGGCGCGATCCTGATGACCCGCCTGGTGCACCACATGAAGGACAACGGCATCCGGTACGGGCTGCAGACCATGTGCGAGGCCGGCGGCATGGCCAACGCCACCATCCTCGAACTCCTCTGA
- a CDS encoding SDR family NAD(P)-dependent oxidoreductase: MRLEGLNTAVTGGASGLGLASARRLVKEGGFVTLVDLPTSDGERAAEELGENAQFVAADVTDADSFAAALDAADAKGGLRGLVHCAGAGRRMRILEKDGTPGSLEDFEFVITLNLTGSFNALRLGAERMARQDPVDGERGAIVLTSSVAAYEGQIGQINYSASKAGIVGMTVVAARDLASRNIRVCTIAPGIMDTPLLARLRDDVRAGLAASVPHPPRLGRDDEFGLLAVQILENGYLNGETIRLDGGIRMAPR, translated from the coding sequence GTGCGACTCGAAGGGCTGAACACCGCTGTCACCGGCGGCGCCTCGGGGCTGGGCCTGGCGTCGGCCCGCCGGCTGGTCAAGGAGGGCGGCTTCGTCACCCTGGTCGACCTGCCCACCTCCGACGGGGAGCGGGCCGCCGAGGAGCTCGGCGAGAACGCGCAGTTCGTCGCCGCCGACGTCACCGACGCCGACTCCTTCGCCGCGGCGCTGGACGCCGCGGATGCCAAAGGCGGTCTCCGCGGTCTCGTGCACTGCGCCGGCGCCGGCCGGCGGATGCGCATTCTCGAGAAGGACGGCACGCCGGGTTCCCTCGAGGACTTCGAGTTCGTCATCACGCTCAACCTGACCGGCAGCTTCAACGCGCTGCGCCTCGGCGCCGAGCGGATGGCCCGGCAGGACCCGGTCGACGGCGAGCGCGGCGCGATCGTCCTGACCTCCTCCGTCGCGGCGTACGAGGGCCAGATCGGCCAGATCAACTACTCGGCGTCGAAGGCCGGCATCGTCGGGATGACGGTCGTGGCCGCGCGCGACCTCGCGTCCCGGAACATCCGCGTCTGCACGATCGCCCCCGGGATCATGGACACCCCGCTGCTCGCGCGCCTGCGCGACGACGTGCGCGCCGGGCTCGCCGCCAGCGTCCCGCACCCGCCCCGGCTCGGCCGCGACGACGAGTTCGGCCTGCTCGCCGTCCAGATCCTGGAGAACGGCTACCTGAACGGCGAGACCATCCGGCTCGACGGCGGCATTCGGATGGCCCCGCGCTGA
- a CDS encoding MFS transporter, which produces MSAPPVVSAEPISSAGESRGKAWGFTGLLMFLYIVNWADKAVLGLVAQPLAEELGLSASQIGLIGSAFFVAFTVGNLAAGLLNRWMALKWSLGLLAVGWSFAMLPVPFAAGFTVLLLSRMLLGFLEGPSSPIVHTALYSWHPREKRGLPSACITASASLAKIAVAPALALVVAAFGWRAAFFVLAAAGLVWLLVWLPSWTPGPYGEDKASRPAGTSEEPSVPWAKVLLSPTFLGSALAAMVMYALVTVVLTWLPSYFELGLGYSRVQAGAMFGFPSIASLVAMFALSLISDRLIARGATSRTLRGIVPSVGLLACGLSMALLPLIGTPALAVAVVSIGYSFGSSIFPLFNAALSEIVPPRQLAGMLGVYMAVMALGGIYGPYLTGLIVDNAASPAAGYTQAFQILGVMAIVGGVAALLWVNPERDKVRLRGVHVATKG; this is translated from the coding sequence GTGTCAGCACCTCCAGTCGTCAGCGCGGAACCAATTTCGTCGGCAGGCGAGTCCCGGGGCAAGGCGTGGGGCTTCACCGGCTTGTTGATGTTCCTCTACATCGTGAACTGGGCCGACAAGGCCGTCCTCGGTCTGGTCGCCCAGCCCCTCGCCGAGGAGCTCGGCCTCAGCGCCTCGCAGATCGGCCTGATCGGCAGCGCGTTCTTCGTCGCCTTCACCGTCGGCAATCTGGCCGCCGGCCTGCTGAACCGGTGGATGGCGCTGAAGTGGTCGCTGGGGCTCCTCGCCGTCGGCTGGTCGTTCGCGATGCTGCCGGTCCCGTTCGCCGCGGGCTTCACCGTGCTGCTGCTGAGCCGGATGCTGCTCGGGTTCCTCGAGGGTCCCTCCAGCCCGATCGTGCACACGGCGCTCTACTCGTGGCACCCGCGCGAGAAGCGGGGCTTGCCCTCGGCGTGCATCACCGCGTCGGCGTCGCTCGCGAAGATCGCAGTTGCCCCGGCCCTCGCGCTGGTGGTCGCGGCCTTCGGGTGGCGGGCCGCGTTCTTCGTACTCGCCGCCGCCGGTCTCGTCTGGCTGCTGGTCTGGCTGCCTTCCTGGACCCCAGGCCCCTACGGCGAGGACAAGGCCTCGCGGCCGGCCGGCACCTCGGAGGAGCCGTCGGTCCCCTGGGCCAAGGTCCTGCTGTCGCCCACGTTCCTCGGGAGCGCGCTCGCGGCGATGGTGATGTACGCGCTGGTCACCGTGGTGCTGACCTGGCTGCCGTCGTACTTCGAGCTGGGCCTGGGCTACAGCCGCGTGCAGGCCGGAGCCATGTTCGGCTTCCCGAGCATCGCGTCCCTGGTGGCCATGTTCGCGCTCAGCCTGATCAGTGATCGGCTGATCGCCCGCGGCGCCACGTCACGGACGCTGCGGGGCATCGTCCCATCGGTGGGTCTGCTGGCCTGCGGCCTCTCGATGGCGCTGCTCCCACTCATCGGTACGCCGGCGCTCGCGGTGGCCGTGGTGTCGATCGGCTACTCCTTCGGCAGCTCCATCTTCCCGCTGTTCAACGCCGCGCTGTCGGAGATCGTGCCGCCGCGCCAGCTCGCCGGCATGCTCGGCGTGTACATGGCCGTGATGGCGCTCGGCGGCATCTACGGTCCGTACCTCACCGGGTTGATCGTCGACAACGCGGCCAGTCCCGCCGCCGGCTACACCCAGGCCTTCCAGATCCTCGGGGTCATGGCGATAGTGGGCGGGGTGGCCGCCCTCCTGTGGGTCAACCCGGAGCGCGACAAGGTGCGGCTGCGTGGCGTCCACGTCGCGACGAAGGGGTAG
- a CDS encoding long-chain fatty acid--CoA ligase codes for MLDVHGEGMTVSAQVARHARGRPAAIALKYGELRLSYAQLHEQAGRFANVLAGCGVRAGDRVAVLAFNGPEYVSAYVACARIGAVCVPINFRLAVPEVAYQLRHSGASVLVTDQAMLATATEAGHGLDMSVLVIGGEVRSLAADMAAAPATYAEHRIDEDGPAVIMYTSGTTGSPKGAVLSHRNLHTGVVAKALHTGIPVHCRTWLVGTPLFHIAGLMSCLNALYLGGTIVLQASGRFDATQTIEVLERERINAAFFVPSQWREIVRSPALEGRDFSAFLVATWGGEAASPQLVREIIQAFPTVAVSSVFGQTETSATATVLLGEDAVHKPGSVGTPMIHVECRLVDDDMNDVAPGEVGEMVYRGPTVMLGYWNDQERTADAFRGGWFHSGDLLRADEDGYLYVVDRKKDMIISGGENVYCAEVESVVAGHPKVGSVAVIGVPHEKWGEVPLAVIVPRGDAAPDAAEIEAFARQRLATYKVPRRIAVVDQLPLNASGKVRKDVLRRTFASRPQSVAV; via the coding sequence ATGTTGGACGTGCACGGCGAGGGGATGACCGTCAGCGCTCAGGTGGCCCGCCACGCGCGCGGCAGACCGGCCGCCATCGCGCTGAAGTACGGGGAGCTGCGCCTCAGCTACGCGCAGCTGCACGAGCAGGCCGGCCGCTTCGCGAACGTGCTGGCCGGCTGCGGCGTCCGGGCCGGGGACCGGGTCGCGGTGCTGGCGTTCAACGGCCCGGAGTACGTCTCGGCGTACGTCGCGTGCGCCCGGATCGGGGCGGTCTGCGTCCCGATCAACTTCCGGCTCGCCGTCCCCGAGGTGGCCTACCAGCTCCGGCACTCGGGCGCCTCCGTCCTGGTCACGGACCAGGCCATGCTCGCGACCGCCACGGAGGCCGGTCACGGTCTCGACATGTCTGTGCTGGTGATCGGCGGTGAGGTCCGCAGCCTTGCCGCCGACATGGCGGCGGCACCCGCGACGTACGCCGAGCACCGGATCGACGAGGACGGGCCTGCGGTGATCATGTACACCTCCGGCACGACCGGCAGCCCCAAAGGCGCCGTCCTGTCGCACCGGAACCTGCACACCGGTGTCGTCGCCAAGGCGCTGCACACCGGTATCCCCGTCCATTGCCGGACCTGGCTGGTGGGCACCCCGTTGTTCCACATCGCCGGCCTGATGAGCTGCCTGAACGCGCTCTACCTCGGGGGCACGATCGTGCTCCAGGCGAGCGGGCGATTCGACGCCACGCAGACGATCGAGGTGCTGGAGCGGGAGCGGATCAACGCGGCCTTCTTCGTGCCCTCGCAATGGCGGGAGATCGTGCGCAGTCCCGCCCTCGAAGGCCGCGACTTCTCGGCATTTCTCGTGGCTACGTGGGGTGGCGAGGCAGCGAGCCCACAGCTGGTACGCGAGATCATCCAGGCCTTCCCCACGGTAGCGGTGTCGTCGGTGTTCGGACAGACGGAGACCAGTGCTACGGCGACCGTGCTGCTCGGCGAGGACGCCGTACACAAGCCCGGGTCGGTCGGCACGCCGATGATCCACGTCGAATGCCGCCTGGTCGACGACGACATGAACGACGTCGCACCGGGCGAGGTGGGCGAGATGGTCTACCGCGGCCCGACCGTGATGCTCGGCTACTGGAACGACCAGGAACGGACCGCGGACGCCTTCCGCGGCGGGTGGTTCCACTCCGGCGACCTGCTGCGGGCCGACGAGGACGGATACCTCTACGTGGTCGACCGCAAGAAGGACATGATCATTTCGGGTGGAGAGAACGTCTACTGCGCCGAAGTGGAGAGCGTCGTCGCCGGCCACCCCAAGGTGGGCAGCGTCGCGGTCATCGGCGTCCCGCACGAGAAGTGGGGCGAGGTTCCGCTCGCAGTCATCGTGCCCCGCGGCGACGCCGCGCCGGACGCCGCGGAGATCGAGGCCTTCGCTCGGCAGCGGCTCGCCACGTACAAGGTGCCGCGCCGGATCGCCGTGGTCGACCAGCTGCCACTCAACGCCAGCGGCAAGGTCCGCAAGGACGTCCTGCGTCGAACCTTCGCCTCCCGGCCGCAATCGGTAGCTGTCTGA
- a CDS encoding acyl-CoA dehydrogenase family protein: MQRTIFDDDHHAFRQTIRQFFEKEVVPEYAAWEQQGHPPKDFYRRMGELGFLGLQVPEQYGGAGVESFTFNAIINEESVRAGLTLGPLRVHLDLVLPYLVGYANGEQKSRWLPAFVAGEMMTAIAMTEPGTGSDLAGIRTSARLDGDHYILNGAKTFITGGVNADRVLVVCRTSPPGTENRRSGLTILAVDSASPGFEVGRMLDKMGLKAQDTCELSFTDVRVPVEDRLGEEGRAFEYLTHNLAQERLTIAVTAVAAAHTAIDLAKAYTQERAVFGKPVAAFQNTKFVLAECAADAAAGQAYLDHALELHDRRELTPADAAALKLWTTEMQARVVDKCLQLHGGYGYMNEYLIAKLYADARVTRIYGGTSEVMKSIVAKSMGL; encoded by the coding sequence GTGCAGCGCACCATCTTCGACGACGACCACCACGCCTTCCGCCAGACCATCCGGCAGTTCTTCGAGAAGGAGGTCGTGCCGGAGTACGCCGCATGGGAGCAGCAGGGGCACCCGCCCAAGGACTTCTACCGGCGCATGGGCGAGCTCGGTTTCCTGGGCCTGCAGGTGCCCGAGCAGTACGGCGGCGCAGGCGTCGAGAGCTTCACGTTCAACGCGATCATCAACGAGGAGTCGGTGCGCGCCGGGCTCACCCTCGGCCCGCTGCGCGTGCACCTCGACCTGGTGCTGCCCTACCTGGTGGGCTACGCGAACGGGGAACAGAAGAGCCGCTGGCTCCCGGCCTTCGTCGCGGGCGAGATGATGACGGCCATCGCGATGACCGAACCCGGCACGGGCTCGGACCTGGCCGGAATCCGGACGTCGGCCAGGCTGGACGGCGACCACTACATCCTCAACGGTGCGAAGACCTTCATCACCGGAGGCGTCAACGCCGACCGCGTGCTGGTCGTCTGCCGCACCTCACCTCCGGGCACGGAGAACCGCCGCTCCGGCCTGACCATACTCGCCGTGGACAGCGCGTCTCCGGGGTTCGAGGTGGGGCGGATGCTCGACAAGATGGGGCTCAAGGCGCAGGACACCTGCGAGCTCTCCTTCACCGACGTGCGCGTCCCCGTCGAGGACCGGCTGGGCGAGGAAGGCCGCGCGTTCGAGTACCTCACCCACAACCTGGCCCAGGAGCGCCTCACGATCGCTGTCACGGCGGTGGCGGCGGCCCACACCGCGATCGACCTGGCCAAGGCCTACACCCAGGAACGCGCGGTCTTCGGCAAGCCGGTTGCCGCCTTCCAGAACACCAAGTTCGTGCTCGCGGAATGCGCCGCGGACGCAGCCGCGGGCCAGGCCTACCTCGACCACGCGCTCGAGCTGCACGACCGCCGCGAGCTCACCCCGGCCGATGCCGCCGCCCTGAAGCTGTGGACCACGGAGATGCAGGCCCGGGTCGTGGACAAGTGCCTCCAGCTGCACGGCGGCTACGGGTACATGAACGAGTACCTGATCGCGAAGCTGTACGCCGACGCGCGCGTCACCCGCATCTACGGCGGCACCAGCGAGGTCATGAAATCCATCGTGGCCAAGTCGATGGGGCTCTGA
- a CDS encoding PaaI family thioesterase, which produces MPETGYLALTASTRALIDAQLRTRIDSGEALEIAREIDILVKRLLESSSTEPLGVAFPHPGRPLRNDHGNAVVGVRNAIAPPVATVWERERCWAEFTLGASYEGPPGYVHGGVCALILDQVLGEGAAAAGYPGMTAGLTIRFHRPTPLGRLRAEAELHERDGRKAHVNGHILDPDGRVTVSAHGVYVMPRHLQESDRARHAHG; this is translated from the coding sequence GTGCCGGAAACGGGATATCTCGCGCTCACGGCCAGCACGCGTGCTCTCATCGACGCACAACTGCGCACCCGAATCGACAGCGGCGAGGCCCTGGAGATCGCGCGTGAGATCGACATCCTCGTCAAGAGGCTCCTGGAGAGCTCCAGCACCGAACCTCTTGGTGTGGCGTTTCCGCATCCTGGCCGTCCGCTGCGCAACGATCACGGCAACGCGGTGGTCGGCGTCCGCAACGCGATCGCGCCGCCTGTCGCCACAGTATGGGAACGCGAGCGCTGCTGGGCGGAGTTCACGCTCGGAGCGAGTTACGAGGGTCCGCCGGGATACGTCCACGGCGGCGTCTGCGCCCTCATCCTCGACCAGGTCCTAGGTGAAGGAGCGGCGGCCGCGGGATATCCGGGAATGACCGCCGGACTCACCATTCGCTTCCACCGTCCGACACCGCTGGGGCGGCTACGGGCCGAGGCGGAGCTGCACGAGCGCGACGGCAGAAAAGCCCACGTCAACGGGCACATTCTTGACCCGGACGGTCGAGTGACCGTCAGCGCCCATGGCGTCTACGTGATGCCGCGGCACCTGCAGGAATCCGACCGAGCGAGGCACGCTCATGGCTGA
- a CDS encoding crotonase/enoyl-CoA hydratase family protein, with protein sequence MAETANGRPEVVVTAEQGVMIVTINRPHAKNAVTLAVAEGVAAALDELDARDDLAVGIITGAGGTFCAGMDLKAFLRGERPTLPGRGFAGITEAPPATPLIAAVEGYALAGGCEIVLACDMVTAGRDARFGIPEAKRGLVAAAGGLLRLPERIPRAVAMELALTGGFLDAPRAYDLGLVNRLTDNGSALDEALELAHAIAANGPLATRASKRVIVESRGWPVEERFARQREIIEPVMASEDAREGARAFAEKRRPNWQGR encoded by the coding sequence ATGGCTGAGACGGCGAACGGTCGGCCCGAGGTCGTGGTCACGGCCGAGCAGGGCGTCATGATCGTCACGATCAACCGCCCGCACGCGAAGAACGCGGTCACGCTCGCCGTGGCCGAGGGAGTCGCGGCCGCGCTCGACGAGCTCGACGCCCGGGACGATCTCGCGGTGGGAATCATCACCGGCGCCGGTGGGACGTTCTGCGCGGGCATGGACCTCAAGGCGTTCCTGCGCGGCGAGCGGCCGACCCTTCCGGGCCGCGGCTTCGCGGGGATCACCGAGGCACCGCCGGCCACGCCGCTGATCGCCGCCGTCGAGGGGTACGCGCTGGCCGGCGGCTGCGAGATCGTGCTGGCCTGCGACATGGTGACCGCCGGGCGCGACGCCCGGTTCGGCATCCCCGAGGCCAAGCGGGGCCTGGTCGCCGCCGCCGGTGGCCTGCTGCGGCTGCCGGAGCGCATTCCGCGGGCGGTGGCGATGGAGCTCGCGCTGACCGGCGGCTTCCTCGACGCCCCGCGCGCCTACGACCTCGGGCTGGTCAACCGGCTGACCGACAACGGCTCGGCCCTCGACGAGGCCCTGGAGTTGGCCCACGCGATCGCGGCGAACGGTCCGCTCGCCACCCGCGCGAGCAAGCGCGTGATCGTCGAGTCCCGGGGTTGGCCGGTCGAGGAGCGCTTCGCCCGCCAGCGCGAGATCATCGAGCCGGTCATGGCCTCGGAAGACGCCCGCGAGGGCGCCCGCGCGTTCGCGGAGAAGCGCAGGCCGAACTGGCAGGGACGATGA